Genomic window (Sediminispirochaeta smaragdinae DSM 11293):
CAGCTAAAACAGACCGAGATATGCTCTTGGTGCGGAAGCAACGCATCAAAGAGCTGAGATAGCAAATCCTGAAGATAATTCTTTAGGTCGATGCTTGAAAGGTCCTGGGATCTGTAAAGGTGCTGATGCACCAGGGACATGGCCAGAATTTTCATTTCTGCCTTTTGGAGTGCTGTTGCAACCTGTTCATCACCTGCGTCGGAGGCTTGCAGGGCAAGCAGCGATTGGATAAGCTGCATGTTGTTTTTCGTTCGATGAAACAGCTCTTTGATCAAAAGCTCCTTTTCCTTCAGTGACGATTCAAGGGCCCTGTTGGCTCTGCGGATGGAGCTAATGTCGCGGATGACGGCAATGGCTTCGTTTGCCCCTCCTATAACGAGCCGACATTCAAATTCACGAATCTCGCCATTAATCTCCAATTCATAATCGTACTCCTGCCTGTGGTTTGTTTCGAAGAGGTTCGCCAGTTTTTCTAAGGTCAGCTCGGTTAGATAGGGGGGTAAAACCTCTCGTAGCTGCTTCGATATGATTTCTTCAGGCGCTTTTAACGCTTTCGTTGCTCCTCCTTCCCGAATATCTAAAATTGTTCCCTCCCTGTCCAGGAGAAGAACAAGATCGGGAAGGGCTGTAAGAAGGGCCATATTATGGGCCTTACTGCTCTCAAGATCTTTAACGACCTTTGACCATTGTCTAAAAAGTTCACGCTGTTTGACGTTGTTATAGGCCCTGAAAGCAAGATCTCCGGCAATGACCGATAGTGATTCGACAATCTGATCAAATCGTTTCATTTCGATCATGGGAACCTCTGAGAAAGCCTCCATAAACACATCCCGGTCTGCCCCAATATCGTCGGCATAGGCTGCAACTGCCTTTTGGTCTGTCTCTTTCGTTCGTACCTGCCCGATGAGCCAATTGGCAATATGAACACCGCCGACAATGATCGGAGTTCCCGCATCCAACAGGCCACAACTAAGGCATGCATGGATAGACGGGTGCCCGTCGCTGCCTTTTCCAATAAGCGCATCCGAATACCGGCAGTTTTTCAATCCGATTGTTGTACCTCGTACCATTCTACAGAGCCGGGTGAAATTACTTTCTTTACTTATTGGGGTGCCCTCCGGACTTGTTATGAGGGAAGCAAGGCCTGTGGCGTTTGAAAAAGCATCCTGAATTTTCTGAAGTTCGTCCCTGTCGAAAATATCGAGAATCGTGAAACGTATATCCGCTGTTTTAATGTTTTCTTTCATACTAACGTTATTATAGTATAAACGTTATATGTTAGCGTAAACAAGGATTTTATGCCGTAATAGATCCTCTTTCAGTATGACAGGGATCAGACATCGGACGAAGCGATCTCCTCTCAAAAAGCGTGTAGAAATTTTTCTCTGAGGAGAAAAAAACGGCGGTGCACAAACACACCGCCGTCAGTGAAAAACAATGTACTTCCACTTTACTTCTGCAATCCCTATTCTTTCCAGGTCCCTCTCCGGACCTCGCCGTTTATAGATGGAATTTCCAGAACCAACCCCGGATGAATCAGGGATGGATTATCGGGATCGACAAGTTTGTCCTTGTTCGCTTTGTACAATTCTTTCCATTGATGGGGATCGCCGTAGACAAAGTCGTACTCGGCTATTCTCCAAAAACAGTCCCTTCGGTTAGGGATTAGGCGAACCGTATAGTATTTCGGCAGTACCTTGGCATTTCCCGTTCTCTGGGGACTAATTCCTTCCAGGATACTAAGCACCCGTTGTGATTCGGTCATACTTTGCTCGTAGGCCTTCTGATCCAGAGCTTCCTGAGCCTTGCCATAGGCTTCTTGTGCCTCTGCATATCGATCGGCCACGCGTTCCGCCGCTCCAATGAGGCGTACGTAATCGATTCTTGCCTTTGCCCTGTTG
Coding sequences:
- a CDS encoding PocR ligand-binding domain-containing protein, producing the protein MKENIKTADIRFTILDIFDRDELQKIQDAFSNATGLASLITSPEGTPISKESNFTRLCRMVRGTTIGLKNCRYSDALIGKGSDGHPSIHACLSCGLLDAGTPIIVGGVHIANWLIGQVRTKETDQKAVAAYADDIGADRDVFMEAFSEVPMIEMKRFDQIVESLSVIAGDLAFRAYNNVKQRELFRQWSKVVKDLESSKAHNMALLTALPDLVLLLDREGTILDIREGGATKALKAPEEIISKQLREVLPPYLTELTLEKLANLFETNHRQEYDYELEINGEIREFECRLVIGGANEAIAVIRDISSIRRANRALESSLKEKELLIKELFHRTKNNMQLIQSLLALQASDAGDEQVATALQKAEMKILAMSLVHQHLYRSQDLSSIDLKNYLQDLLSQLFDALLPHQEHISVCFSCAPVRILIDVAIPIGLIVNELISNAIKHAFPNDRKGTISLTMELVKERGFHLHFSDDGKGVAKDFSPDKTKSLGLKTVQVLVQQLEGRIEWEGGQGLAYDIYFESKGYRPRI
- a CDS encoding LysM peptidoglycan-binding domain-containing protein, which codes for MKHTIITVLLLSILTIPGFSQNLFQNDELRQSRQLQIEAQKAFDQGDYEHSIELSRRADELAAEGKRKAEEMALAYRANTLLNRAKARIDYVRLIGAAERVADRYAEAQEAYGKAQEALDQKAYEQSMTESQRVLSILEGISPQRTGNAKVLPKYYTVRLIPNRRDCFWRIAEYDFVYGDPHQWKELYKANKDKLVDPDNPSLIHPGLVLEIPSINGEVRRGTWKE